From the genome of Gemmatimonadota bacterium, one region includes:
- a CDS encoding transglycosylase SLT domain-containing protein: protein MSDCGVLAHAPQEVGIPLLSRARPLATCLALTAFAACAPAIRPTPPAAPPSPDRPVVAEAARNQDSASTADSARRVAESLVVPDSVNTALGDAIKSVSKLFDVPDSVVRGMASSSVVDVDSTSNVGGEPTWDIEVDSYVTQEKVAQYVNLFLGAGKTRFTERLQRGKQYEPMIREKFRAAGIPEDMYFLGLVESGYDPHAYSRAAAVGMWQFMSSTARGVGLRVDWWVDERRDPMKSTDAAARFIRDLRGQFGSLYLAAAAYNGGPGRVSRGLKKFDDALDTVEGEDCFFALAEQDYLRAETKNYVPQLIAAALLGKAPDKYGIKLDSVPRYAYDSVMVPSLTPVAAVARSLGLTVREVQTLNPHLLRGVTPPDAEVSVRIPSGTGGGFDSLFAALSTDERSPFTKVTTKKGESLASIANRHGVQVRHLQWFNRKISTRKGRLLAGQTLLVPTAAVVQGAFDVPDPSIERYGPSASSSGAGRVTHVVRRGESLGLLAKRYRTSVASLVRLNGLKRKVIYPGQTIIVRGGSARRSTARAGSSSTSSARSATAKKKSTARSSSAKSRAKSRSASKAKSGTAKSKGSVARKKAPAKKKAAVSKKKTAAR from the coding sequence ATGTCAGATTGCGGCGTTCTCGCTCACGCCCCGCAGGAGGTCGGCATTCCACTCCTCTCCCGCGCCCGCCCGCTCGCGACCTGCCTCGCGCTGACCGCGTTTGCCGCGTGCGCCCCGGCCATTCGCCCGACGCCGCCGGCGGCACCGCCCTCGCCCGATCGCCCCGTCGTTGCCGAAGCGGCGAGGAATCAGGACAGCGCAAGCACGGCCGACAGCGCCCGGCGCGTGGCGGAATCGCTCGTCGTCCCCGACTCCGTCAACACGGCGCTCGGCGATGCGATCAAGAGCGTCAGCAAGCTCTTCGACGTCCCCGACTCGGTCGTGCGCGGCATGGCGTCCTCCTCGGTCGTCGATGTGGACTCGACATCGAACGTCGGCGGCGAGCCGACGTGGGACATCGAGGTCGATTCGTACGTCACGCAGGAGAAGGTTGCGCAGTACGTGAACCTCTTTCTCGGGGCCGGGAAGACGCGGTTCACCGAGCGCCTGCAGCGCGGCAAGCAGTACGAGCCGATGATCCGCGAGAAGTTCCGCGCCGCCGGCATTCCCGAGGACATGTACTTCCTGGGGCTGGTCGAGAGCGGCTACGATCCGCACGCGTACTCGCGCGCCGCAGCGGTCGGGATGTGGCAGTTCATGTCGTCGACGGCGCGCGGCGTGGGGCTACGCGTCGACTGGTGGGTCGACGAACGGCGTGACCCGATGAAGTCGACCGATGCCGCGGCGCGCTTCATTCGCGATCTGCGCGGGCAGTTCGGCTCCCTGTATCTCGCGGCTGCGGCGTACAACGGTGGTCCCGGACGTGTCTCGCGCGGCCTCAAGAAGTTCGACGACGCACTCGACACGGTCGAAGGTGAAGACTGCTTCTTCGCCCTCGCCGAGCAGGACTACCTGCGCGCCGAGACAAAGAACTACGTCCCCCAGCTCATCGCCGCCGCGTTGCTGGGCAAGGCGCCGGACAAGTACGGCATCAAACTCGACTCCGTCCCGCGCTACGCCTACGACTCCGTGATGGTCCCGTCGCTGACCCCGGTGGCTGCGGTGGCCCGGTCGCTCGGCCTCACGGTGCGCGAGGTGCAGACGCTCAATCCGCACCTGCTGCGTGGCGTGACCCCTCCCGATGCCGAGGTGTCGGTCCGCATTCCGTCAGGGACGGGTGGAGGGTTCGATTCGCTCTTCGCCGCCCTCTCGACGGACGAGCGCTCGCCGTTCACGAAGGTCACCACCAAGAAGGGTGAGTCGCTTGCGTCGATCGCCAATCGGCACGGCGTGCAGGTGCGGCACCTTCAGTGGTTCAATCGGAAGATCTCGACGCGAAAGGGACGGTTGCTGGCCGGACAGACGCTCCTGGTTCCGACGGCCGCCGTCGTCCAGGGGGCGTTCGACGTCCCCGATCCATCGATCGAGCGCTATGGACCGAGCGCGTCGTCTTCGGGGGCGGGGCGCGTCACGCACGTGGTGCGGCGCGGCGAGTCGCTCGGGCTCCTCGCCAAGCGGTATCGCACGTCGGTTGCATCGCTCGTCCGCCTCAATGGGCTCAAGCGGAAGGTCATCTACCCCGGGCAGACGATCATTGTGCGAGGCGGATCGGCCCGTCGCTCCACGGCGCGCGCTGGCTCGTCGAGCACCAGCTCAGCGCGAAGCGCGACGGCGAAGAAGAAGAGCACCGCGCGTTCGTCGTCGGCCAAGTCGCGCGCCAAGTCACGGAGCGCGAGCAAGGCCAAGTCGGGGACCGCCAAGTCGAAGGGGTCGGTAGCCCGAAAGAAGGCACCGGCAAAGAAGAAGGCGGCCGTCTCGAAGAAGAAGACGGCCGCCCGCTGA
- a CDS encoding OmpA family protein gives MSGILKLSAVALAAVTLSACATKGFVRNTVETGLSTERVARAQGDSALSGELSTVKGEVATLKTDVAALRRDLTALRTEFGAKITAMENGMKFAFPVTFAFDDASVRDEDRPSLDRFVQVVNKYYGGALLTVEGFADPAGSAMYNNALSKRRAESVASYLTQAGVQGVSMRTVGMGEARLVVEGAERDQPGAQANRRVVFVIETKGGETATASMQ, from the coding sequence ATGAGCGGTATCCTGAAGCTGTCCGCGGTTGCCCTCGCGGCGGTCACCCTGAGCGCCTGCGCCACCAAGGGGTTCGTCCGCAACACCGTCGAAACCGGCCTCTCCACCGAACGCGTTGCCCGTGCCCAGGGCGATAGCGCGTTGTCGGGCGAGCTGTCCACGGTGAAGGGCGAAGTCGCCACGTTGAAGACCGACGTCGCGGCGCTGCGTCGCGACCTGACGGCGCTTCGCACGGAGTTCGGCGCGAAGATCACGGCGATGGAAAACGGGATGAAGTTCGCCTTCCCCGTGACGTTCGCCTTCGACGACGCCTCGGTCCGCGACGAGGATCGTCCGTCGCTCGATCGCTTCGTCCAGGTCGTGAACAAGTACTACGGTGGCGCGCTCCTCACGGTGGAAGGCTTCGCCGACCCCGCGGGCTCCGCCATGTACAACAACGCGCTCTCGAAGCGTCGCGCCGAGTCGGTGGCGTCGTACCTGACGCAGGCCGGTGTGCAGGGAGTCTCCATGCGCACGGTCGGCATGGGTGAGGCCCGCCTGGTAGTGGAAGGCGCCGAGCGCGATCAGCCGGGCGCGCAGGCCAACCGTCGCGTGGTCTTCGTCATCGAGACGAAGGGCGGCGAGACGGCCACGGCGTCGATGCAGTAA
- a CDS encoding SDR family oxidoreductase yields MTASVFRPDLYAGTVAVVTGGGSGIGYGISRQLASLGATVVIASRSATRLEAAADMLRAEGGNVHPMPLDVRDPEAVKATMARIAEQHGRIDLLVNNAAGNFYVPSEQMSPNAWRSVLDIDLSGTFFCTQAVFPIMQRIGGGNVVNISMTLHYRGWPLMAHATAAKAGIDALTRTLAVEWARHNIRVNAIAPGPIPTEGVRKAFTPPSGSGATDVFAVEQAMGDYARKTIPLGRWGSPDDVANAVAFLASNAASWITGAILVVDGGEWLWKPQLSTGEVG; encoded by the coding sequence ATGACAGCGTCCGTCTTCCGCCCCGACTTGTATGCCGGAACCGTCGCCGTCGTCACCGGCGGCGGGAGCGGCATTGGCTATGGCATCAGCCGACAGCTCGCCTCGTTAGGCGCCACCGTGGTCATCGCCAGCCGCAGCGCCACGCGGCTCGAGGCGGCGGCGGACATGCTCCGGGCCGAGGGCGGCAACGTGCACCCGATGCCCCTCGACGTGCGGGACCCCGAGGCGGTCAAGGCGACGATGGCACGCATCGCCGAGCAGCACGGCCGGATCGACCTGCTCGTCAACAACGCGGCCGGCAACTTCTACGTGCCGTCGGAGCAGATGTCGCCCAATGCCTGGCGCTCCGTGCTCGACATCGACCTTTCGGGGACGTTCTTCTGCACCCAGGCGGTCTTTCCCATCATGCAGCGCATCGGTGGGGGCAACGTCGTCAACATCTCGATGACGTTGCACTACCGCGGGTGGCCGCTGATGGCGCACGCCACCGCGGCCAAGGCGGGGATCGACGCGCTCACCCGCACGCTCGCGGTAGAGTGGGCGCGCCACAACATCCGGGTCAACGCCATTGCCCCCGGCCCGATTCCAACCGAGGGAGTGCGCAAGGCGTTCACTCCCCCGAGCGGCTCTGGCGCGACGGACGTCTTCGCCGTCGAACAAGCCATGGGAGACTACGCACGGAAGACCATTCCCCTGGGGCGCTGGGGGAGCCCGGACGACGTGGCCAACGCGGTCGCCTTTCTTGCTTCGAATGCCGCGTCGTGGATCACCGGCGCCATCCTGGTGGTCGATGGCGGCGAGTGGTTGTGGAAGCCGCAACTCTCCACGGGTGAAGTAGGCTGA
- a CDS encoding ribonuclease HII, whose translation MPSRRSPRWSRIERDARTTYGELIAGVDEVGRGPLAGPVVACAIIMPSTGRRIPGVDDSKRLNADSREALVDEIRARAVALGIGAASAREVDHLNIYHATTTAMRRALARLGVVPDHVIVDGKPIRTLGVAHTAVVGGDGKCYAVACASIVAKVTRDRLMHRLAVRYPGFGWEQNAGYGTPAHMAALEALGATPHHRRSFCVKQLSLSLTAGPPPDE comes from the coding sequence ATGCCGTCTCGGCGCTCCCCCCGTTGGTCGCGCATCGAGCGCGACGCCCGTACCACATACGGCGAACTGATCGCCGGAGTCGATGAAGTCGGACGGGGCCCCCTCGCGGGCCCCGTTGTCGCATGCGCCATCATCATGCCCTCGACCGGACGCCGTATTCCAGGCGTCGACGACTCCAAGCGACTGAACGCGGACTCGCGTGAGGCCCTGGTCGACGAGATTCGCGCCCGAGCGGTCGCCCTAGGGATCGGCGCCGCGTCAGCTCGCGAGGTCGACCACCTCAACATCTACCACGCCACGACCACGGCGATGCGACGGGCGTTGGCTCGCCTCGGCGTAGTCCCCGACCACGTGATCGTCGATGGGAAGCCGATCCGCACCCTCGGCGTGGCGCATACGGCGGTGGTGGGCGGCGACGGGAAGTGTTACGCCGTCGCGTGCGCATCCATCGTGGCCAAGGTGACCCGCGATCGGTTGATGCACCGTCTGGCCGTTCGGTACCCGGGCTTCGGCTGGGAGCAGAACGCGGGGTACGGGACACCGGCGCACATGGCGGCCCTGGAGGCGCTGGGGGCGACGCCGCATCACCGACGGTCGTTCTGCGTGAAGCAGCTGTCGTTGTCGCTGACGGCGGGGCCCCCCCCCGACGAATAG
- the rplS gene encoding 50S ribosomal protein L19, whose protein sequence is MHPFIETQKEWLREVPPFRAGDTVRVNVRVKEGDKERLQAFEGVCIARRGSGVSATFTVRKVSNGVGVERIFPVHSPMLAEITVVRRGRVRRAKLYYLRHLSGKATRIKEKKARVVVPGAEAGKA, encoded by the coding sequence ATGCATCCGTTCATCGAAACTCAGAAGGAGTGGCTTCGCGAAGTGCCGCCGTTTCGTGCCGGCGACACCGTCCGCGTCAACGTTCGCGTGAAGGAAGGCGACAAGGAACGCCTGCAGGCGTTCGAAGGGGTCTGCATCGCCCGTCGTGGTAGCGGCGTCAGCGCCACCTTCACCGTGCGCAAGGTGTCCAACGGCGTCGGTGTCGAGCGCATCTTCCCGGTGCACTCGCCCATGCTGGCCGAGATCACCGTGGTGCGTCGTGGCCGTGTGCGCCGCGCCAAGCTGTACTACCTGCGTCATCTCTCCGGCAAGGCGACCCGCATCAAGGAAAAGAAGGCGCGCGTCGTGGTGCCGGGTGCCGAGGCGGGCAAGGCGTAA
- the trmD gene encoding tRNA (guanosine(37)-N1)-methyltransferase TrmD, which produces MSPLRITIVTIFPDFFRIPLELSIPSKAAAAGSVEYRVVDLRDYTHDRHRSVDDYPYGGGAGMVMKPGPFFEAVEALGCAAPIVLLSPRGRVFEQRDAARFAAGEELTLLCGHYKDVDQRVAEHLATEELSIGNFVLSGGEPAALAIVDAVVRLLPGAMSDHESARTDSFYDSTGISAPSYTRPPDYRGLTVPDVLLSGNHAEIARWRRDEGERLTQERSRERPRRGIE; this is translated from the coding sequence ATGAGCCCGCTCCGCATCACGATCGTCACGATCTTCCCCGACTTCTTTCGCATCCCGCTCGAGCTGTCCATCCCGTCCAAGGCGGCGGCGGCGGGGAGTGTGGAGTATCGCGTCGTCGACCTGCGCGACTATACGCATGACCGGCATCGCTCGGTCGACGACTATCCGTATGGTGGCGGGGCAGGGATGGTGATGAAGCCGGGGCCGTTCTTCGAGGCGGTGGAAGCGTTAGGCTGTGCGGCCCCGATCGTCCTGCTGTCGCCGCGCGGACGGGTCTTCGAGCAGCGCGACGCGGCACGATTCGCTGCGGGCGAGGAGCTCACACTCCTCTGCGGACACTACAAGGACGTCGACCAGCGCGTGGCCGAGCATCTCGCCACCGAGGAACTGTCGATCGGCAACTTCGTCCTGAGCGGGGGCGAGCCGGCGGCGCTGGCCATCGTCGACGCGGTGGTGCGCCTCCTGCCCGGGGCGATGTCGGATCACGAGAGCGCCCGCACGGACTCGTTCTACGACTCCACCGGGATCAGTGCGCCGAGCTACACACGCCCGCCGGACTATCGCGGCCTAACGGTGCCCGATGTCCTGCTCTCCGGCAATCACGCGGAAATCGCGCGATGGCGCCGGGACGAGGGGGAGCGCCTGACGCAGGAGCGCTCGCGCGAACGTCCGCGTCGGGGAATCGAGTAG
- the rimM gene encoding ribosome maturation factor RimM, with the protein MTSSPRGEATHAIVGRVRRAHGVRGELLIEVMTDAPDAVFASGARIFAGNTAGDLAPNGATLHVEDSRPFKDGLLVTFDEIQDRNAADLWRERYLLVPIEELEPLAEDEVYLHDLVGLEVRRTDGTVVGTVLGYFELAHGILLEIRRGKETVLMPYRDEFIAEVDTEARILVIDPPDGLFE; encoded by the coding sequence GTGACCTCGTCGCCGCGCGGGGAGGCCACGCACGCCATTGTTGGTCGTGTGCGGCGCGCCCACGGGGTGCGCGGGGAGCTGCTGATCGAAGTGATGACGGATGCGCCGGACGCGGTCTTCGCGTCCGGCGCACGTATTTTCGCCGGGAATACTGCCGGCGATCTCGCACCCAACGGTGCGACGTTGCATGTCGAGGACTCGCGACCGTTCAAGGACGGGCTGCTCGTCACCTTCGACGAGATCCAGGACCGCAACGCGGCCGACCTGTGGCGCGAGCGCTACCTCCTGGTGCCGATCGAAGAGCTCGAACCGCTGGCCGAGGACGAGGTCTACCTGCATGACCTCGTCGGGCTCGAAGTGCGTCGCACCGACGGGACAGTCGTCGGGACGGTGCTCGGCTACTTCGAACTCGCGCACGGCATCCTGCTCGAGATTCGGCGCGGGAAGGAGACGGTGCTCATGCCGTACCGCGACGAGTTCATCGCGGAGGTCGACACCGAAGCGCGGATCCTGGTCATCGATCCCCCCGACGGGCTCTTCGAATGA
- the rpsP gene encoding 30S ribosomal protein S16: MVRIRLRREGRKKNPMYRIVVADSRSPREGRFIEIIGTYQPRKTEGGVELKQDRANYWLDVGAQPSDTVRSILRRAGLLKARHEARLASKLQAAAVPLAEGEKSAE, from the coding sequence ATGGTTCGCATTCGACTCCGCCGTGAAGGGCGCAAGAAGAACCCGATGTACCGTATCGTCGTCGCCGACTCGCGCAGCCCGCGCGAAGGGCGCTTCATCGAGATCATCGGGACCTACCAGCCCCGCAAGACCGAGGGGGGCGTGGAGCTCAAGCAGGATCGCGCCAACTACTGGCTCGACGTCGGCGCACAGCCGAGCGACACGGTGCGTTCGATCCTGCGTCGTGCGGGGCTCCTCAAGGCTCGTCACGAGGCACGCCTCGCCAGCAAGCTGCAGGCGGCTGCCGTTCCCCTCGCCGAGGGCGAGAAGAGCGCCGAGTAA
- the ffh gene encoding signal recognition particle protein, with protein MFDELSDKISGVFAKLRGRGVLTESDIKEGLREVRRVLLEADVNFQLTREFLERVEKKAVGVTQLKTVQPAQQLVKIVYDELTTMLGERREPLKLSSVPPTVVMMVGLQGSGKTTSAAKLARKLKSEGRPTRLVAADVYRPAAIDQLETLGASLEVPVYADRSTKDVVKIARAGIDESKRARDRVVILDTAGRLQIDEEMMQELVRLKDAVRPDEILFVADGMTGQDAVRIAEGFNKALGVTGVILTKMDGDARGGAALSIYGVLKKPIKYIGVGEKSDALEEFHPERMAGRILQMGDVVSLVEKAQEAFDATEAKKLEKKVRKEGLDLEDFLTAMKQMQKLGPMESILKMLPGVNSKMLKGANLDPKRLKHVEAIVLSMTKEERKTPNLINGSRRARIAKGSGRPISEINRLLEQFRDMQKMMKKAAGGGRMGMPPGMFGR; from the coding sequence ATGTTCGACGAGCTCTCAGACAAAATCTCCGGCGTCTTCGCCAAACTCCGCGGCCGCGGTGTCCTGACCGAATCGGACATCAAGGAAGGGCTGCGGGAAGTTCGGCGCGTGCTGCTCGAGGCCGACGTCAACTTCCAGCTCACGCGCGAGTTCCTCGAGCGCGTGGAGAAGAAGGCCGTCGGCGTCACGCAGCTCAAGACCGTGCAGCCGGCGCAGCAGCTGGTGAAGATCGTCTACGACGAACTCACCACGATGCTCGGCGAGCGCCGCGAGCCGCTCAAGCTGTCGTCCGTCCCGCCGACGGTCGTGATGATGGTCGGGCTGCAGGGGTCGGGGAAGACGACATCCGCGGCCAAGCTGGCGCGCAAGCTCAAGAGCGAGGGGCGCCCGACGCGCCTGGTGGCGGCCGACGTCTATCGCCCCGCCGCCATCGACCAGCTCGAGACGTTAGGCGCCTCGCTCGAGGTCCCGGTCTACGCCGATCGCTCCACGAAGGACGTGGTGAAGATCGCCCGCGCCGGCATCGACGAGTCCAAGCGGGCTCGCGATCGCGTGGTCATCCTCGATACCGCGGGCCGCCTGCAGATCGACGAGGAGATGATGCAGGAGCTGGTCCGCCTCAAGGACGCGGTCCGCCCTGACGAGATCCTCTTCGTCGCCGACGGCATGACCGGCCAGGACGCGGTGCGCATCGCCGAGGGCTTCAACAAGGCGTTAGGCGTCACCGGCGTGATCCTCACCAAGATGGACGGCGACGCCCGCGGTGGCGCCGCCCTGTCCATCTACGGCGTCCTCAAGAAGCCGATCAAGTACATCGGCGTCGGCGAGAAGTCCGACGCGCTCGAGGAGTTCCACCCCGAGCGCATGGCCGGGCGCATCCTGCAGATGGGCGACGTGGTGTCGCTCGTGGAAAAGGCGCAGGAAGCATTCGACGCCACCGAAGCCAAGAAGCTGGAGAAGAAGGTCCGCAAGGAAGGACTCGACCTCGAGGACTTCCTCACGGCCATGAAGCAGATGCAGAAGCTGGGACCGATGGAGAGCATCCTGAAGATGCTCCCCGGCGTGAACAGCAAGATGCTCAAGGGGGCCAACCTGGACCCCAAGCGCCTGAAGCATGTCGAGGCGATCGTCCTCTCGATGACCAAGGAAGAGCGCAAGACGCCCAACCTGATCAACGGGTCGCGTCGCGCGCGCATCGCCAAGGGGAGCGGCCGCCCGATCAGCGAGATCAATCGCCTGCTCGAGCAGTTCCGCGACATGCAGAAGATGATGAAGAAAGCCGCCGGCGGCGGCCGCATGGGAATGCCGCCGGGGATGTTCGGACGGTAG
- a CDS encoding chromate transporter yields MVLAVAGVAPARAGGDATGDGPVGLPGAPRSGFPRRWSPGRSTIAPSIRTLFGSGRAGLLTFGGAYTAIPFLRSDAVITGRWMTDAQFLDGLALSSVLPAPFIIFSTFVGIPRGRDGWGGRRHGWGLPPRLRVHIGGARPARTDRRDAVHHAFRTGSPRGGG; encoded by the coding sequence GTGGTTCTCGCCGTCGCTGGTGTCGCGCCTGCACGCGCTGGCGGCGACGCGACGGGCGACGGACCTGTCGGGCTTCCGGGCGCTCCTCGCTCTGGCTTCCCGCGCCGCTGGTCGCCAGGTCGGTCGACCATCGCCCCGTCGATCAGGACCCTGTTCGGCAGCGGGCGCGCCGGACTCCTGACCTTCGGCGGGGCGTACACGGCGATCCCCTTTCTTCGATCCGACGCCGTGATCACCGGCCGGTGGATGACTGACGCGCAGTTTCTCGACGGATTGGCCTTGTCGTCGGTGCTGCCCGCCCCGTTCATCATCTTCTCGACCTTTGTCGGGATACCTCGGGGGAGGGATGGTTGGGGCGGTCGTCGTCACGGCTGGGGTCTTCCTCCCCGCCTTCGCGTTCACATTGGTGGGGCACGACCAGCTCGAACGGATCGTCGAGACGCCGTCCACCATGCCTTCCGGACGGGGTCACCGCGGGGTGGTGGGTGA
- the lon gene encoding endopeptidase La: MSRPQRRDEILGQELPPTLPLMALRSTIVYPLGTIAVQMGAPENLALLRANEDPGLIVALVVATGDVDDAIDNRKFIGRVGVAARVHERINLPGDTVQITLQGLRRITIESVEQEEPFVIAGARAAKELPADPDELDDLVARIVSAAETLADLVDRIPDEVPQILKMNVSDPGRFADLAATNMNFRISDKDEVLQRLDVGQRLRFILSRLEREVARARVMEDVKKQTEVKIEQHQREFYLRQQLRAIQAELGETDPGEKEAIELLKKIDEAKLPERVGQEARRETERLRMLSPASSEYQVIRNYLDWILALPWHKRSGDEEIALSKVEEALDGRHYGLQEAKERIVEFLAVRKLRGGDPHGPILCFVGPPGTGKTSLGEAIATAIGRAFYRIAVGGVRDEAEIRGHRRTYVGAMPGLLLQALRRVGVSDPVLMIDEIDKMSGGGASGDPTAAMLEVLDPAQNHDFVDHYLNLAFDLSRSLFICTANNLFDIPAPLRDRMEVIRIAGYTVEEKVEIAWRYLLPRLLEEHGITDKDIQFTDEVLGFISSRYSREAGLRNFERNIATIMRKRARRKAEGEEGAWVVDNALVEQHLGAPRHSAEEAEKEPEIGAVTGLAWTSMGGDIMTIEALRMVGTGKLTVTGQLGDVMRESVDAALSFVRSRADLLGVTTQDFKESDLHIHFPAGAVPKDGPSAGVAVTLAIGSVLSRRPVRRDVAMTGEVTLRGKVLEIGGVKEKTLAAYRAGLREVILPAGNQKDLRDVPEEVRGNMAFTFVSTMDEVFRLALMEHPKAELADSAESIDDAPRSMGAAQPESHSS; the protein is encoded by the coding sequence ATGTCCCGTCCCCAGCGTCGCGACGAAATCCTCGGTCAGGAACTCCCGCCGACCCTCCCGTTGATGGCGTTGCGCTCCACCATCGTCTATCCACTCGGGACGATCGCGGTCCAGATGGGGGCGCCGGAGAACCTGGCGTTGCTGCGGGCCAACGAGGATCCGGGGCTGATCGTCGCCCTCGTCGTGGCGACGGGCGACGTCGACGACGCGATCGACAACCGGAAGTTCATCGGACGCGTCGGGGTGGCCGCTCGCGTGCACGAACGGATCAACCTCCCCGGCGACACGGTGCAGATCACGCTGCAGGGACTCCGCCGAATCACGATCGAATCGGTGGAGCAGGAAGAGCCGTTCGTGATCGCCGGCGCACGCGCGGCCAAGGAACTCCCCGCCGACCCTGACGAGTTGGACGACCTCGTCGCCCGCATCGTGAGCGCCGCCGAGACGCTGGCCGACCTGGTCGACCGCATCCCGGACGAGGTGCCGCAGATCCTCAAGATGAACGTCTCCGACCCGGGGCGCTTTGCCGACCTCGCGGCGACGAACATGAACTTCCGGATCAGCGACAAGGACGAGGTGCTGCAGCGGCTGGACGTGGGGCAGCGGCTGCGCTTCATCCTCTCGCGCCTGGAGCGCGAAGTGGCGCGCGCCCGGGTGATGGAGGACGTGAAGAAGCAGACCGAGGTCAAGATCGAGCAGCATCAGCGCGAGTTCTACCTGCGACAGCAGCTGCGCGCGATCCAGGCCGAGCTGGGCGAGACCGATCCCGGGGAGAAGGAGGCGATCGAGCTCCTCAAGAAGATCGACGAGGCCAAGCTCCCGGAGCGCGTGGGACAGGAGGCGCGCCGCGAGACGGAGCGCCTGCGCATGCTGTCGCCGGCGTCGAGCGAGTATCAGGTGATCCGCAACTATCTCGACTGGATCCTCGCCCTCCCCTGGCACAAACGATCGGGAGATGAAGAGATCGCGCTCTCCAAGGTCGAGGAGGCGCTCGACGGCCGGCACTACGGGCTGCAGGAGGCCAAAGAGCGCATCGTCGAGTTCCTGGCGGTGCGCAAGCTGCGCGGCGGTGACCCGCACGGCCCGATCCTCTGCTTCGTCGGGCCGCCGGGGACGGGGAAGACGTCGTTAGGCGAGGCGATCGCCACCGCGATCGGGCGCGCCTTCTACCGCATCGCGGTGGGCGGCGTTCGCGACGAGGCGGAGATCCGTGGCCACCGGCGCACCTACGTCGGCGCCATGCCCGGGCTCCTCCTGCAGGCGCTGCGCCGCGTGGGCGTGAGCGACCCGGTCCTCATGATCGACGAGATCGACAAGATGTCGGGCGGCGGCGCCTCCGGCGATCCGACCGCGGCCATGCTCGAGGTCCTCGACCCGGCGCAGAACCACGACTTCGTCGATCACTATCTCAACCTCGCCTTCGACCTCTCGCGCTCGCTCTTCATCTGCACGGCGAACAACCTGTTCGACATCCCGGCCCCGCTGCGCGACCGCATGGAAGTCATCCGGATCGCCGGATACACCGTGGAAGAGAAGGTGGAGATCGCGTGGCGCTATCTCCTGCCGCGCCTGCTCGAGGAGCACGGGATCACCGACAAGGACATCCAGTTCACCGACGAGGTCCTGGGCTTCATCTCGTCGCGCTACTCGCGTGAGGCGGGGCTGCGCAACTTCGAGCGCAACATCGCGACGATCATGCGCAAGCGCGCGCGCCGGAAGGCGGAAGGGGAGGAAGGCGCCTGGGTGGTGGACAACGCCCTCGTCGAACAGCACCTCGGTGCGCCGCGCCACTCCGCCGAGGAGGCCGAGAAGGAGCCCGAGATCGGTGCCGTGACCGGGCTCGCGTGGACGTCGATGGGGGGCGACATCATGACCATCGAGGCGCTGCGCATGGTTGGGACCGGCAAGTTGACGGTCACCGGGCAACTCGGCGACGTGATGCGCGAGTCGGTGGATGCCGCACTGTCGTTCGTGCGCTCGCGCGCCGACTTGTTAGGCGTGACGACGCAGGACTTCAAGGAGAGCGACCTGCACATCCACTTCCCGGCAGGGGCAGTGCCGAAGGACGGCCCGAGCGCCGGCGTCGCCGTCACGCTGGCCATCGGCTCGGTCCTGAGCCGCCGCCCCGTGCGCCGCGATGTGGCGATGACGGGCGAAGTCACGCTGCGCGGCAAGGTGCTGGAGATCGGCGGCGTGAAGGAGAAGACGCTGGCCGCTTACCGCGCCGGGTTGCGCGAGGTGATCCTCCCCGCCGGCAACCAGAAGGACCTGCGCGACGTGCCGGAAGAAGTGCGCGGCAACATGGCCTTCACCTTCGTCAGCACGATGGACGAGGTGTTCCGGCTGGCGTTGATGGAGCACCCGAAGGCCGAACTCGCCGACAGCGCCGAGTCGATCGACGACGCACCGCGCAGCATGGGGGCGGCGCAACCGGAGAGTCACTCTAGCTAG